One Parcubacteria group bacterium DNA window includes the following coding sequences:
- a CDS encoding glycosyltransferase family 1 protein translates to MKIAIQASDLDSKRIDGTRVYLLNMLNRFGKISPDDDFFIFHKKDFNSELAPEKFYNYKIIKKPFPFCWTQTRFSFEIWKENYGALWMPMQALPFVRRKNLKTTITIHDLAFKYFPQLFPRKDLRRLNIFTDFAIKNSDKIIAVSNSTKNDILKFYPEIKEEKIKVIYHGFETELFQGEIPEENKNKILKTYNLQPKNYILYVGALQPRKNLEILIKAFDKIKKENQDLKLVLAGGKAWMWEGIVNKIKNSEYEKDIIITETIPFEEVVVLYRNASVFVFPSLYEGFGIPLLEAFASGVPVISASNSSLPEVGGNAALYFNEKDSEDLSCKIRSVLKDDNSRKELIEKGNEQVKKFSWDKCARETIEVIKS, encoded by the coding sequence ATGAAAATTGCCATTCAAGCTTCAGATCTGGATTCAAAAAGAATCGACGGAACCAGAGTTTATCTTTTGAATATGCTCAATCGTTTTGGAAAAATTTCACCGGACGATGATTTTTTTATTTTCCACAAAAAAGATTTTAATTCGGAACTTGCACCGGAAAAATTTTATAATTATAAAATAATAAAAAAACCGTTTCCTTTCTGTTGGACGCAGACCAGATTTTCTTTTGAAATTTGGAAAGAAAATTACGGAGCGCTTTGGATGCCGATGCAGGCGCTGCCCTTCGTTAGGAGAAAAAATTTGAAAACCACCATTACCATTCATGACCTGGCTTTTAAATATTTTCCCCAGTTATTTCCCAGAAAAGATCTGCGCCGTCTTAATATATTCACTGATTTTGCCATCAAAAACTCTGACAAAATAATTGCCGTTTCTAATTCGACCAAAAACGATATTTTGAAATTTTATCCGGAAATAAAGGAAGAAAAAATAAAAGTGATATATCACGGATTTGAAACGGAATTATTCCAAGGGGAAATACCGGAAGAAAATAAAAACAAAATACTAAAAACCTACAATCTGCAACCTAAAAACTATATTTTATATGTCGGAGCCTTGCAGCCGAGAAAAAATCTGGAAATTCTGATTAAAGCTTTTGATAAAATAAAAAAAGAAAATCAGGATTTGAAATTAGTTTTGGCCGGAGGAAAGGCTTGGATGTGGGAGGGGATTGTGAATAAAATAAAGAATAGCGAATATGAAAAAGATATAATTATCACCGAAACAATCCCATTTGAAGAAGTAGTCGTTTTGTATCGAAACGCTTCAGTCTTTGTTTTTCCTTCTCTCTATGAAGGTTTTGGTATTCCGCTTCTTGAAGCTTTCGCCTCCGGTGTTCCGGTTATTTCAGCCAGCAATTCCAGCTTGCCGGAAGTTGGAGGAAATGCGGCGCTATATTTCAATGAAAAGGACAGTGAGGATTTATCTTGCAAAATACGAAGCGTTTTGAAAGATGATAATTCGAGGAAAGAATTAATTGAAAAGGGAAACGAACAAGTTAAAAAATTCTCTTGGGACAAATGCGCTAGAGAAACGATTGAAGTTATAAAGTCATAA